A genomic region of Manihot esculenta cultivar AM560-2 chromosome 15, M.esculenta_v8, whole genome shotgun sequence contains the following coding sequences:
- the LOC110601377 gene encoding cell wall / vacuolar inhibitor of fructosidase 1 — translation MKTLLVLLLFIFPVHAAIPSILGSNLINHTCKQTPYYEVCVNSLISNPHSSSTDVNGLAMIMVLTIEAKATNTLKRINRLLQHSSSSLTQKELQGLRHCADRYSVIIKGDVPQALAALRTGDYKFAQDGADDAATEAISCEEEFSGQSSPLSDMNSSVHDVSVVASSIVHIILRS, via the coding sequence ATGAAGACTCTCCTAGTGCTCTTACTCTTCATCTTCCCTGTTCATGCTGCAATCCCAAGCATTCTTGGAAGCAACTTGATCAACCACACCTGCaagcaaacaccctattatgaAGTCTGTGTGAATTCTCTTATCTCAAATCCTCACAGCTCTAGCACTGACGTCAATGGCCTAGCCATGATTATGGTTTTAACCATTGAAGCCAAGGCAACAAATACCCTTAAACGCATCAACCGCCTACTTCAACACAGCAGCAGTAGCCTCACTCAAAAGGAGCTACAAGGATTGAGACATTGTGCTGATCGTTACAGTGTGATTATTAAGGGAGATGTCCCACAGGCCCTTGCTGCTCTGCGCACTGGTGACTACAAGTTTGCTCAAGATGGTGCAGATGATGCTGCTACTGAGGCCATTTCTTGTGAAGAGGAATTCTCCGGCCAATCGTCGCCGCTGTCTGATATGAACTCGTCTGTGCATGATGTCTCGGTCGTGGCTTCTTCCATTGTTCATATAATTCTAAGGAGTTGA
- the LOC110602511 gene encoding F-box protein AFR — MFLLSEEQRAFRKMAASGSSASATASSAAEEAENHHNEEETTLNQKVSEPLIPGLPDEISELCLLYLPYPYQALVRSVSSSWNRAITDPSFLVSKKSLSLSLPYLFVFAFRKSTSRIQWQALDPRSGRWFVLPPMPCPKAVRPPGFACASMPRQGKLFVFGGMRSDTDTSMDTTFVYRSSANQWSIASPMLTPRSYFAVGSANGKMIAVGGSGSGIGDSITAAECYDPVNDTWTPVAKMRIGLCRYDSAVVGNKMYVTEGWTWPFMFSPRGGVYDPEKDTWQELRDGMREGWTGLSVVLGDRLFVISEHGDCPMKVYLPDIDTWQYVGGDRFPREAMRRPFAVSGAEGKVYVVSHGLNVAIGRIYEAKKEEYCVEWEVVAAPQAFTDFSPSNCQVLFA, encoded by the coding sequence ATGTTTTTGCTGTCTGAAGAACAGAGAGCTTTCAGGAAAATGGCTGCTTCAGGATCTTCTGCTTCTGCTACTGCTTCTTCTGCCGCCGAAGAAGCTGAAAACCATCATAATGAAGAAGAGACGACCCTCAATCAGAAGGTTTCTGAGCCGTTGATTCCTGGTTTGCCTGATGAAATCTCTGAGCTTTGTCTTCTTTATCTTCCTTATCCATACCAAGCATTGGTGCGCTCTGTTTCTTCTTCGTGGAACAGAGCTATTACTGACCCCAGCTTTCTTGTCTCCAAGAAATCTCTATCCCTCTCTCTGCCTTATCTTTTCGTTTTTGCGTTTCGTAAATCAACGTCCAGAATTCAATGGCAAGCTCTGGACCCTCGATCCGGCCGTTGGTTTGTTTTGCCTCCCATGCCTTGTCCCAAGGCCGTGCGTCCACCGGGGTTTGCATGCGCCTCCATGCCACGTCAAGGGAAGCTCTTTGTTTTTGGTGGTATGAGGTCGGACACAGACACTTCCATGGACACGACGTTCGTTTACCGTTCATCAGCGAATCAATGGTCCATAGCATCTCCCATGCTTACCCCACGATCATATTTCGCTGTCGGGAGTGCCAATGGTAAGATGATTGCAGTTGGAGGAAGTGGGTCCGGCATCGGCGATTCCATCACAGCCGCTGAATGCTACGACCCTGTGAACGACACGTGGACGCCAGTGGCTAAAATGCGCATAGGGTTGTGTAGGTACGATTCGGCTGTGGTGGGGAACAAGATGTACGTGACAGAGGGGTGGACATGGCCTTTCATGTTTTCACCGAGAGGTGGGGTCTACGACCCGGAGAAGGACACGTGGCAGGAACTGAGAGATGGGATGAGAGAAGGGTGGACAGGATTAAGTGTAGTTCTGGGTGACAGGTTGTTCGTGATATCGGAGCACGGGGACTGCCCGATGAAAGTGTACCTCCCTGATATAGACACGTGGCAGTACGTGGGAGGGGACAGGTTTCCCAGAGAGGCAATGAGGAGGCCATTTGCTGTGAGTGGagcagaagggaaagtgtacGTGGTGTCACATGGGCTAAATGTGGCAATAGGGAGAATATATGAGGCCAAAAAAGAAGAATATTGTGTAGAATGGGAAGTTGTGGCTGCCCCTCAGGCCTTTACTGACTTTTCTCCTTCAAATTGTCAGGTGCTTTTTGCCTAG